The proteins below are encoded in one region of Danio rerio strain Tuebingen ecotype United States chromosome 12, GRCz12tu, whole genome shotgun sequence:
- the znf438 gene encoding zinc finger protein 438 isoform X1, protein MKTQEHRSSPLKSHIQSDARTHSQMKGLQFRSIAPKAPAVVPSSAVLSCQPPSALPEASTAVSPKSILVPAQNYALMQVAGQEGTFSLVALPQTQQQQPIQKNLKLPIPRYQPVRSKSAPEKGGNKIQSPTKVSATTHAQSSILKTEQSSEPLSEQLVLPDTPASSDISIAPLLPASHVDQKVEQKSDVGPLRNQPYPSGTSLVASIKKISPVKTQIECPASAGSAITVLSPTIFSKAVQIIPSPPKGKLPILPYAKVKNSLLAPTSLASTPFSDKQTVSWAKSSPKNPTENKVKFINNKVKTESLSQDLNNTQFKKPSGKKPGRKRKTMEDILAFEARKKRSLSFFRRRVPEKPPPGVQNSASQQKFLDISKKYRSIRPKPVLVMEATIPQLVPLPSMSASDNPDQDLLAGQQISGKTLSAPQSSQATDRQPVLNCKVNSGVIYTSSRLLHRCPTCNRCFQFKHHLQSHMNSHSNLRPYVCPVCRKAYAHSGSLSTHMKLHHAESKPRKSLCCEFCEKSFGYVGVYFSHLREVHRVILTVEPSISQHEESISVEESSEVDEQASEQRVDPVELQIKCGRCQAITPTFADMKLHLLYVHGEEVQVRLRDGAMHGGREAEDELVKHAAHYWRQLNEKRNLVHCGTCNEEFFSFSKFKHHLHSNHQESPEEEEEEEEKEEKMVIGKGLSKDISLRVGSHFNCILCSKVFNKKQEVIEHWSAQHNCENPTLLWDVLDFKGENLPTDGPN, encoded by the exons GTGATGCACGAACCCACTCCCAAATGAAGGGTCTCCAGTTTCGCAGCATTGCCCCCAAAGCCCCAGCAGTGGTTCCATCATCTGCTGTTTTGTCCTGCCAACCACCCTCAGCCCTTCCAGAAGCATCCACGGCTGTCAGCCCCAAATCCATCTTGGTCCCTGCCCAGAACTATGCACTCATGCAGGTGGCTGGACAAGAGGGGACCTTCTCATTGGTGGCCTTACCTCAGACACAACAGCAACAGCCAATCCAGAAGAACCTTAAGCTGCCTATTCCTAGGTACCAACCAGTGAGAAGCAAAAGCGCTCCAGAAAAAGGCGGTAACAAGATTCAGAGTCCAACAAAGGTTTCTGCAACCACACACGCTCAATCATCTATTTTAAAAACAGAACAGAGTTCAGAGCCACTGTCTGAGCAGCTAGTTTTGCCTGACACTCCTGCTTCATCTGATATTAGCATTGCACCCCTGCTGCCAGCTTCACATGTGGATCAAAAAGTGGAACAAAAGAGCGATGTCGGCCCACTCAGAAACCAGCCTTACCCTTCAGGAACCTCCCTTGTTGCTTCCATCAAGAAAATCTCACCAGTTAAAACACAAATAGAGTGTCCAGCCTCTGCTGGCAGTGCCATCACAGTCCTCTCTCCCACTATCTTTAGCAAAGCTGTTCAGATCATTCCATCTCCACCCAAGGGCAAGCTGCCCATCCTACCCTATGCCAAGGTGAAGAACTCCCTTCTGGCACCAACCAGCCTTGCCAGCACCCCATTTTCAGACAAGCAGACTGTAAGTTGGGCCAAAAGCAGCCCGAAAAACCCTACTGAAAACAAAGTCAAGTTCATAAATAACAAAGTTAAAACCGAAAGCCTTAGCCAAGATCTCAATAACACCCAGTTTAAGAAACCTTCAGGCAAAAAACCAGGGAGGAAGAGAAAGACCATGGAGGACATTTTAGCCTTCGAGGCCAGAAAGAAAAGATCCTTGTCGTTTTTCAGGAGGAGGGTACCTGAGAAACCTCCACCTGGTGTGCAGAATTCTGCCTCTCAGCAGAAGTTCCTGGACATATCTAAAAAGTATCGAAGTATTCGTCCCAAGCCGGTTCTAGTAATGGAAGCAACTATTCCACAACTTGTACCCCTTCCATCAATGTCCGCATCAGATAACCCTGATCAGGATCTCTTAGCAGGACAGCAGATATCAGGGAAAACATTGAGCGCACCACAGTCTTCACAAGCTACTGATCGGCAGCCTGTGCTTAATTGTAAAGTTAACAGTGGAGTCATTTACACATCAAGTCGTCTGCTGCACCGATGTCCTACCTGCAACAGGTGTTTCCAGTTCAAACATCACTTGCAGAGCCACATGAACAGCCACAGTAACCTCCGGCCCTATGTCTGCCCAGTGTGCAGGAAGGCCTACGCTCACTCAGGCAGTCTTAGCACTCATATGAAACTCCACCATGCGGAAAGCAAACCCCGGAAGAGCCTTTGCTGTGAATTCTGTGAGAAATCTTTTGGCTATGTTGGTGTCTACTTCAGCCATTTGAGAGAGGTGCACCGGGTAATACTTACCGTTGAGCCGTCCATCAGTCAACATGAAGAAAGCATTTCAGTTGAAGA GTCTTCGGAAGTTGATGAACAGGCCTCAGAACAGCGCGTTGACCCAGTGGAGCTACAAATTAAGTGTGGGCGCTGCCAGGCCATCACACCTACCTTTGCTGACATGAAGCTGCATTTATTGTACGTCCACGGGGAGGAGGTCCAGGTGCGACTAAGGGACGGGGCCATGCACGGGGGCCGGGAAGCTGAGGATGAACTGGTCAAGCATGCAGCGCATTACTGGAGGCAGCTCAATGAGAAACGCAATCTTGTTCACTGCGGCACCTGCAACGAGGAGTTCTTTTCCTTTTCCAAGTTTAAACACCACCTCCATTCTAACCATCAAGAGAGTccagaagaggaggaggaggaggaggagaaagaagAAAAGATGGTGATAGGTAAGGGTCTAAGTAAAGATATATCCCTGAGGGTGGGATCTCACTTTAACTGCATCCTTTGCAGTAAGGTGTTTAATAAGAAACAAGAGGTTATTGAGCATTGGAGCGCACAGCACAACTGTGAAAATCCCACCCTACTTTGGGATGTTCTGGACTTTAAAGGGGAGAACTTGCCTACTGATGGGCCAAATTAA
- the znf438 gene encoding zinc finger protein 438 (The RefSeq protein has 2 substitutions compared to this genomic sequence), with product MKTQEHRSSPLKSHIQSDARTHSQMKGLQFRSIAPKAPAVVPSSAVLSCQPPSALPEASTAVSPKSILVPAQNYALMQVAGQEGTFSLVALPQTQQQQPIQKNLKLPIPRYQPVRSKSAPEKGGNKIQSPTKVSATTHAQSSILKTEQSSEPLSEQLVLPDTPASSDISIAPLLPASHVDQKVEQKSDVGPLRNQPYPSGTSLVASIKKISPVKTQIECPASAGSAITVLSPTIFSKAVQIIPSPPKGKLPILPYAKVKNSLLAPTSLASTPFSDKQTVSWAKSSPKNPTENKVKFINNKVKTESLSQDLNNTQFKKPSGKKPGRKRKTMGDILAFEARKKRSLSFFRRRVPEKPPPGVQNSASQQKFLDISKKYRSIRPKPVLVMEATIPQLVPLPSMSASDNPDQDLLAGQQISGKTLSAPQSSQATDRQPVLNCKVNSGVIYTSSRLLHRCPTCNRCFQFKHHLQSHMNSHSNLRPYVCPVCRKAYAHSGSLSTHMKLHHAESKPRKSLCCEFCEKSFGYVGVYFSHLREVHRVILTVEPSISQHEESISVEESSEIDEQASEQRVDPVELQIKCGRCQAITPTFADMKLHLLYVHGEEVQVRLRDGAMHGGREAEDELVKHAAHYWRQLNEKRNLVHCGTCNEEFFSFSKFKHHLHSNHQESPEEEEEEEEKEEKMVIGKGLSKDISLRVGSHFNCILCSKVFNKKQEVIEHWSAQHNCENPTLLWDVLDFKGENLPTDGPN from the exons GTGATGCACGAACCCACTCCCAAATGAAGGGTCTCCAGTTTCGCAGCATTGCCCCCAAAGCCCCAGCAGTGGTTCCATCATCTGCTGTTTTGTCCTGCCAACCACCCTCAGCCCTTCCAGAAGCATCCACGGCTGTCAGCCCCAAATCCATCTTGGTCCCTGCCCAGAACTATGCACTCATGCAGGTGGCTGGACAAGAGGGGACCTTCTCATTGGTGGCCTTACCTCAGACACAACAGCAACAGCCAATCCAGAAGAACCTTAAGCTGCCTATTCCTAGGTACCAACCAGTGAGAAGCAAAAGCGCTCCAGAAAAAGGCGGTAACAAGATTCAGAGTCCAACAAAGGTTTCTGCAACCACACACGCTCAATCATCTATTTTAAAAACAGAACAGAGTTCAGAGCCACTGTCTGAGCAGCTAGTTTTGCCTGACACTCCTGCTTCATCTGATATTAGCATTGCACCCCTGCTGCCAGCTTCACATGTGGATCAAAAAGTGGAACAAAAGAGCGATGTCGGCCCACTCAGAAACCAGCCTTACCCTTCAGGAACCTCCCTTGTTGCTTCCATCAAGAAAATCTCACCAGTTAAAACACAAATAGAGTGTCCAGCCTCTGCTGGCAGTGCCATCACAGTCCTCTCTCCCACTATCTTTAGCAAAGCTGTTCAGATCATTCCATCTCCACCCAAGGGCAAGCTGCCCATCCTACCCTATGCCAAGGTGAAGAACTCCCTTCTGGCACCAACCAGCCTTGCCAGCACCCCATTTTCAGACAAGCAGACTGTAAGTTGGGCCAAAAGCAGCCCGAAAAACCCTACTGAAAACAAAGTCAAGTTCATAAATAACAAAGTTAAAACCGAAAGCCTTAGCCAAGATCTCAATAACACCCAGTTTAAGAAACCTTCAGGCAAAAAACCAGGGAGGAAGAGAAAGACCATGGAGGACATTTTAGCCTTCGAGGCCAGAAAGAAAAGATCCTTGTCGTTTTTCAGGAGGAGGGTACCTGAGAAACCTCCACCTGGTGTGCAGAATTCTGCCTCTCAGCAGAAGTTCCTGGACATATCTAAAAAGTATCGAAGTATTCGTCCCAAGCCGGTTCTAGTAATGGAAGCAACTATTCCACAACTTGTACCCCTTCCATCAATGTCCGCATCAGATAACCCTGATCAGGATCTCTTAGCAGGACAGCAGATATCAGGGAAAACATTGAGCGCACCACAGTCTTCACAAGCTACTGATCGGCAGCCTGTGCTTAATTGTAAAGTTAACAGTGGAGTCATTTACACATCAAGTCGTCTGCTGCACCGATGTCCTACCTGCAACAGGTGTTTCCAGTTCAAACATCACTTGCAGAGCCACATGAACAGCCACAGTAACCTCCGGCCCTATGTCTGCCCAGTGTGCAGGAAGGCCTACGCTCACTCAGGCAGTCTTAGCACTCATATGAAACTCCACCATGCGGAAAGCAAACCCCGGAAGAGCCTTTGCTGTGAATTCTGTGAGAAATCTTTTGGCTATGTTGGTGTCTACTTCAGCCATTTGAGAGAGGTGCACCGGGTAATACTTACCGTTGAGCCGTCCATCAGTCAACATGAAGAAAGCATTTCAGTTGAAGA GTCTTCGGAAGTTGATGAACAGGCCTCAGAACAGCGCGTTGACCCAGTGGAGCTACAAATTAAGTGTGGGCGCTGCCAGGCCATCACACCTACCTTTGCTGACATGAAGCTGCATTTATTGTACGTCCACGGGGAGGAGGTCCAGGTGCGACTAAGGGACGGGGCCATGCACGGGGGCCGGGAAGCTGAGGATGAACTGGTCAAGCATGCAGCGCATTACTGGAGGCAGCTCAATGAGAAACGCAATCTTGTTCACTGCGGCACCTGCAACGAGGAGTTCTTTTCCTTTTCCAAGTTTAAACACCACCTCCATTCTAACCATCAAGAGAGTccagaagaggaggaggaggaggaggagaaagaagAAAAGATGGTGATAGGTAAGGGTCTAAGTAAAGATATATCCCTGAGGGTGGGATCTCACTTTAACTGCATCCTTTGCAGTAAGGTGTTTAATAAGAAACAAGAGGTTATTGAGCATTGGAGCGCACAGCACAACTGTGAAAATCCCACCCTACTTTGGGATGTTCTGGACTTTAAAGGGGAGAACTTGCCTACTGATGGGCCAAATTAA
- the znfl1g gene encoding zinc finger-like gene 1g (The RefSeq protein has 11 substitutions compared to this genomic sequence) yields MAESARNYANGATLRTTSEKHGTEPPCVTIDQMLENLNAYLDKRLGLRKCCDDVSKKYSIKHSQSGLWALPDIKRAYGKTQRLCTTTKKDGLSVILVKQILQHEHMCETDKLERENKAEKAKVRALAEQLQNLKKDKERLENENNKLLTLISKQLESRSSSSFVDSEADLSINTCVHDHVNSKIRLAPVIVKHRRTNIEIDNEEGYEDNGERRTRTVTKVVKKYVPYRTYHPATPEQVDKWSKELPDVYKQPRKVWQFLQRLQKIYILHPLDGVMILNVTLRDSDQKRLTESVERRIGESQENIEDGWEAIKNFLFELKPAEVNWARITSCMQKTGESVAEFEERFRQIWTEHSGLNTSEDLDKDTGIPLKTAFVNGLNPEISKDLKIRYDDWDSTVTTFIQIVEWSAKLERAQDVRLRSLQSESLFYKNRTIEDEQKECVYMGYSKLRTKGRCRNCNEEGHWARECKLSLKHQSKDDDHLFKQFQQLTIQQKQTLLNAVQPQGN; encoded by the coding sequence ATGGCTGAGTCTGCAAGAAACTATGCTAATGGAGCTACCCTGAGAACAACATCAGAAAAACATGGAACAGAACCTCCATGTGTTACCATTGACCAGATGTTGGAGAATTTGAATGCATATTTAGACAAAAGGCTGGGACTGAGGAAGTGTTGTGATGATGTATGCAAGAAGTACAGCATCAAGCACTCACAGAGTGGATTATGGGCATTGCCGGACATTAAAAGGGCTTATGGAAAGACACAGCGCTTATGCACAACCACCAAGAAGGACGGATTGTCTGTGATTTTGGTTAAGCAAATTCTTCAACATGAGCATAAGTGTGAGATTGACAAATTAGAACGTGAGAACAAAGCGGAGAAAGCTAAAGTTCGAGCACTGGCTGAACAATTGCAAAACTTAAAGAAGGATAAAGAAAGACTGGAAAAGGAAAACAACAAGCTATTGACTTTGATCTCCAAACAGCTGGAATCAAGATCTTCAAGCAGCTTTGTTGACAGTGAGGCTGATCTTTCCATCAACGCCTGTGTTCATGACCCAGTGAACTCAAAGATTAGATTAGCTCCTGTGATTGTCAAACACAGAAGGACTAACGTTGAAATTGACAATGAGGAGGGCTATGAAGACAATGGAGAGAGACGAACTCGCACTGTGACAAAAGTGGTAAAGAAGTATGTTCCATACAGGACATACCATCCAGCTACTCCAGAGCAAGTTGACAAATGGTCAAAAGAGCTGCCAGATGTATACAAACAACCACGAAAGGTTTGGCAGTTTCTTCAACGACTGCAGAAAATCTACATTTTACATCCACTAGACGGTGTGATGATTCTTAATGTCACCCTAAGAGACAGTGACCAAAAGAGACTCACAGAAAGTGTTGAAAGAAGGATTGGTGAATCACAAGAAAACATAGAGGATGGATGGGAAGCCATAAAAAACTTCTTGTTTGAACTGAAACCTGCAGAGGTCAATTGGGCAAGAATTACCTCATGCATGCAGAAAACTGGAGAAAGTGTTGCAGAGTTTGAAGAACGCTTCAGACAAATATGGACGGAACATTCTGGTCTGAATACAAGTGAAGATCTTGACAAAGACACTGGAATTCCCCTGAAAACAACATTTGTCAATGGACTCAATCCTGAGATTTCTAAAGATCTTAAAATCAGGTATGATGACTGGGACAGCACTGTAACAACTTTCATCCAGATTGTTGAATGGTCAGCTAAACTGGAGAGAGCACAAGATGTCAGACTCAGATCTTTGCAATCGAAAAGTTTGTTTTACAAGAACAGAACAATTGAGGATGAGCAAAAAGAACGTGAGTATATGGGATACTCAAAACTACGAACTAAAGGAAGATGTAGAAATTGCAATGAAGAAGGACACTGGGCCCGTGAGTGCAAGCTCAGTTTAAAACATCAAAGCAAGGATGATGACCACCTGTTCAAGCAGTTTCAGCAGCtaacaatacaacaaaaacaGACTCTGCTAAATGCAGTACAGCCGCAGGGAAACTGA